A genomic window from Eleginops maclovinus isolate JMC-PN-2008 ecotype Puerto Natales chromosome 9, JC_Emac_rtc_rv5, whole genome shotgun sequence includes:
- the LOC134870032 gene encoding interferon regulatory factor 4-like, protein MNAEVDYGCSVSSGNGKLRQWLIEQVDCGKYQGLVWENDEKSIFRIPWKHAGKQDYNRDEDAALFKAWALFKGKFREGIDKADPPTWKTRLRCALNKSNDFEEMVERSQLDISDPYKVYRVIPEGAKKRPRQEDSPLSPTSYQVHSPYPTLQTQMPQYMPTPEGGWRDYCQEPSSLPDLPFPQCPCPPRSLPWQGPSMENGYQLRASIYSYGPADSQPTPFTLDAGIRSAEALSDLRLHVSIYFRDALVREVTTSSPEGCHITSCSPEEKHYLSSGGPEVVLLPVDSLSAQRRADECPPSPPSTSEKGVFLWMGPDGLYARRLCLGRVYWQGGLSQYGDKLNKLEREVTCKLLHTQDYLTELQSYGLHGRPLPRFQVLLSFGDDFLDAQRQRQSLTVQVEPLFARQLLYYAQQMGGHYYRSYEHPGVTDHINAPEDYQRTITHHLHSSSLQE, encoded by the exons ATGAACGCAGAGGTGGATTACGGATGCTCGGTGAGCAGCGGGAACGGGAAGCTGCGGCAGTGGCTCATCGAGCAGGTGGACTGCGGCAAGTACCAGGGGCTGGTATGGGAGAACGACGAGAAGAGCATCTTCAGGATCCCCTGGAAACACGCCGGGAAACAGGACTACAATCGTGATGAGGATGCCGCGCTTTTCAAG GCCTGGGCGCTGTTTAAAGGAAAGTTTCGGGAGGGGATCGATAAGGCAGACCCCCCGACCTGGAAGACTCGCCTCCGCTGCGCCCTCAACAAGAGCAACGACTTCGAGGAGATGGTGGAGAGGAGCCAGCTGGACATCTCTGACCCCTACAAAGTGTACCGTGTCATCCCTGAGGGCGCCAAGAAAA GACCCCGGCAGGAGGACAGTCCTTTGAGTCCAACTAGCTATCAGGTCCACTCCCCCTACCCGACACTGCAGACCCAG atgccACAGTACATGCCCACACCAGAGGGTGGGTGGAGAGATTACTGCCAGGAGCCGTCCTCGCTGCCTGACTTGCCCTTCCCTCAGTGTCCCTGTCCCCCACGCAGCCTGCCATGGCAGGGCCCGTCCATGGAGAATG gataCCAGCTCAGAGCCTCCATTTACTCGTACGGCCCTGCTGATAGCCAGCCCACGCCTTTCACACTGGATGCCGGCATCAGATCAGCAGAGGCGCTCTCAG ACCTCCGCCTGCATGTGTCTATATATTTCCGGGATGCTCTGGTAAGGGAGGTGACCACCTCCAGTCCGGAGGGCTGCCACATCACTTCCTGCTCCCCAGAGGAGAAGCACTACCTGTCGTCAGGAGGACCGGAGGTGGTGCTTCTCCCTGTGGACAGCCTCTCAGCCCAGAGGAGGGCAGATGAGTGTCCCCCGAGTCCCCCATCAACCTCAGAAAAGGGAGTTTTTCTGTGGATGGGCCCAGACGGACTCTACGCTCGCAGGCTGTGTCTGGGCAGAGTGTATTGGCAGGGAGGACTGTCCCAGTACGGAGACAAGCTCAACAAACTGGAGAGAGAAGTCACCTGTAAACTCCTCCACACACAGGACTACCTGACAG AGCTTCAGAGTTACGGGCTCCATGGTCGGCCTCTACCTCGCTTCCAGGTCCTGCTGAGTTTTGGAGATGACTTCCTGGACGCGCAGAGGCAAAGACAGAGCCTCACAGTCCAG GTGGAGCCGCTGTTTGCCAGGCAGCTCCTGTACTACGCCCAGCAGATGGGCGGCCACTACTACCGCAGTTACGAGCATCCCGGAGTCACAGACCACATAAACGCCCCTGAGGACTACCAGAGGACCATCACACATCAtctccacagcagcagcctgcaggaGTGA
- the LOC134869183 gene encoding dual specificity protein phosphatase 22-B-like: MGNGINKVLPHLYLGNIKDAQDQELLAKHNITHILSIHDTAAPILEEMTYLCISAADSRLQNLVQYFRDSIMFIHESRLKGEGCLVHCVAGVSRSVTLVVAYIMTATGRGWVESLAAVRTARPCAGPNLGFLRQLEEFENTELSEYRAWWKDRYGKNSFNDDEEVENLLNRKLNGGSSNDTFTTSISPLGKSNT, from the exons ATGGGTAATGGAATTAATAAG GTTCTGCCTCATCTGTATCTCGGAAATATCAAAG ATGCACAAGACCAGGAGCTGTTGGCGAAGCACAACATCACACATATCCTGTCCATCCACGACACAGCAGCACCCATCCTTGAG GAGATGACATACCTGTGCATATCTGCTGCTGACAGCAGGCTGCAAAACCT GGTTCAGTACTTCAGAGACAGCATCATGTTTATCCATGAATCCCGACTGAAAGGAGAGGGCTGCCTTGTCCACTG TGTGGCAGGAGTGTCCCGCAGTGTGACCCTGGTGGTGGCCTACATCATGACGGCGACAGGACGCGGCTGGGTTGAGTCTTTGGCAGCGGTGAGAACGGCTCGGCCGTGTGCGGGGCCAAACCTGGGCTTCCTCCGTCAGTTGGAGGAGTTTGAAAATACAGAACTGTCAGAA TATCGTGCCTGGTGGAAGGACCGATACGGGAAGAACTCCTTCAACGATGATGAAGAGGTGGAAAACCTTTTAAATCGGAAATTAAATGGTGGCAGCAGCAACGATACCTTTACAACCAGCATTTCTCCACTGGGCAAAAGTAACACATGA